In the Salvia miltiorrhiza cultivar Shanhuang (shh) unplaced genomic scaffold, IMPLAD_Smil_shh original_scaffold_464, whole genome shotgun sequence genome, TGATGATATAAAACACGAAATTGTTAAATTAAGGATATAGATTTGTATGAAAGGTAAGGCCCCAAATTTGTCGCTTAACATGGTGCTCACTTCCTCTACAAATAtactaaataatttatattatttgagaATAAATGATGGGCAATATCACATTCACGCCTAGCAATCCAATTGTGGAGTCGTTGTCTTAATTGGAGACATAGACTGTTTAACTGCTTACGTACGACATTAATCCAaaattttttcttaattaagaAGACTAACCTtctcaaattattattttttatttgaactaATTCTTTTCATACATGATGTCTAATGCTTAGTGATGAACACATTAGTGAACCAAACAATGGCCCACTGGAAAGCCCAATTCCGAATACTATCGGACGACCCAAGTAAAACTAATTGATTATAGCCCAATGATCTTGGTGGAGTAACAAGCTCActattaaaaattcatatatgCTTGAATTGGTCTAATGGTGGAGTGATTAATGTCTAAGATCAAAAATCGATGTATCAATATGCAAACCCTTAAGAAGCTTAAAAAGTGTAATATTAAAAAAGAGATTAAACATTGTGACAAAATATGGTATTTTTTCCTGAAGAAACATATGCATCAGTCCAATTATATAGGCTTCACATGCTCAAAGTCCCAACAAAAGCAAAGCCATAATTCGAacatcaaattctaatttcagaTCAAAAGGGAGTGCAAGTATTTACCAAGAATGCAATTATATACTCAACAaatacaagaaaagaaaaaaaaaacacaaattaaaaaTGGAAAATGCTAACTCCACCAACAATGGGTTTGCTGTAGTGAAGAAGATTAAGGGCCCAAATCATTCCTTAGTTTCCTCCAAAACAAAGGGCACCTCCAAGTTGTCATTGCCTCTCTGGATTTTTAGCACTACTTTTTCCCCTAAATTATACTCATCCAATGTTTTGAATAATTCTCCCCTGTTCTTTATCTGTACCCAAATCATCACAACGCCAACCGGCACAAGAATTTAGCAAATACGAATACTGTATAGCACAGGTCGCTTTTGAATGCAAGAAGTAACATATGAGGCTTTTTCTAGGGAAAGAATCAATTTGAAGTATGTTTAGTAAGTCTTGATTTGAGATGCAGATATCATTCATTACTAGTACATGAAAGGAATCAATAAGTGAATGAAGCAAGAAGGGGCTTACGGGTTTGTCATTCACAGCCAGGATTATATCACCGAGTACTATATTACCAGCGAAACCTCTTGTGGTTGGTAGAAGCCCGGCCTTAGCTGCTAAACTATCTTTGGGAACCTAAAGCATTGCAGAAATGGTGATATCATTGATTTCCTCTTGGTTGAGTTCAAAATATTAGCACCATTAGTACGGGCTGGGAAATTGAGGGACATAAGAGAGTACCTGCAAAATTAGAGCCCCCTTTCGAACATTGAGTTGGTTTGCAATAAGATCAGGTGCAATTTCAACATTCAAACCAGCTCGAACAACCTGAAATACATGATCATTCCAACCAATTAGATAAGAAAATGATAATTCCATGCATAAATAAACGGGTGTAACAAACtgctaataattttttttattgaatattcAAAAGCAAAGACATACTTTACCAAACTGGATCAGCTGAGGGACTATCTTGACCACAGTTGATGAAGGGATCGCAAAGCCAACACCAGCGGACGTACCTATTGTGTAATGTAGAAAAATGAATGGGCGAGACAAACGTATCCCGATTCCAAGAATAATCAAACATATATGTCGTCTCAACTTACCTCATTCAGATTTCAAAAATGCCAATTGAGTGAAAGGAGAGTGGATAGAACTCACCTGTCTGAGTAAATATTGCAGTGTTGATCCCAATCAAATTTCCTTTAGAATCCAATAAAGGACCACCACTGTACATCACAGAAAATAGGAGATTGATTCCAAAAAAAAGTAGTTATGCTAAATCTGAACATCAATGTTTAAAACTAAAACCTGTTTCCAGGATTGATAGCAGCATCGGTCTGAATACCTCCACCTATGGTAACTCCAGTTTGACTGTTTATGTCTCTGTTCAAACCACTAATGACGCCAGCTGTGAGGGTGTGATCAAAGCCAAACGGATTTCCAATTGCTAAGCACTGCTGACCCACTTTAAGAGACAGTGACGAACCAACATTAATAGGCCTCAACAGCTCCTTTGGAGCTTCAACCTGATACGAAAGTAGTATCACTATCACTAGCACTTGTAAACCAGCTATGATTTTTACTTCATATCAGTTCATAATCATAACTCCTGCAGAAGGTTCCCGTTTTCTGGAGCTTGCACATGAGAAACAGTCTAGATACTTTGAGTATGCATGTAGCTGAAATTTTGTTCCAAGAGCAAGTGATTTCGAGCATTTGATCATGAATAGCATTAACTAGCATTAGTAGGTGGTGTCAAAGTTCCAAGTTAATTCAAGCAGTAGTAAATTACTGTGGGAGCAGTCCAAGAAAGTAGAATAGAATAGAATAGATAAACTGGGAAAGCTCCATAACAAAAAGTAGCAAACTCAGATAGAAGATTAACCTTCAATACAGCAAGATCCTTTGCACGATCAGCACCAATTAACTTACCCTCAAAGTTCTTCTGTATTCTTCatgagaaaaaaatgaagaaaatgaaggGGAAATCAGCAAGAGAcaattccaaaaaaataaaagcatTGGAATGGCTGTAAATAGAAATCCAGGAAACTATTTTGATTTTACCCTTCAGAAGCGAGGATATTAACACGAGCAACAACTTGACCTGTGCTAGGCTTTCTTGAAAGAGAATTTCCGATAACTGATCAATGAAAAAATACTGTCAATCAAATCCAATCTAAACATcaagagctaaagcttgagaaaCAGAGAAATTTAATCAAAAAGTACAACAATCTGTTCTATTCACACTCGGTTAGTGACTTTAGAGAGATATTAGAGTATCACTTGGCTATTAGTCAAAATAACAAAACAGCAACAAAAATTCTAGAATGTAGTCTGTCATATACCAACGGTTGCATATAGCTAGAAACTTCATGAACGGCTAAACCAAAATGGAAACATCATAATATCTAATAACTTGTTTGAGCAACAAACATGCATACCATGATAATTTGTCACAATATGACCCTGATCATCCCAGACAACTCCTGAACCATTTCCTTCAGGAACCTAGACATTCACAACCACTTTCTCTGTTACAAATAGGTAAATACATGACACAGCAACGTTGTAGTTGTGGTGAAGTGTCGAGCTATATCAGAGGCGAAGAAATGTCTCACCTCGACCACGCCAGTAATATTAAGCTGCGGCCGCAAAGTTACGTCAAATATGTTGACAACAGAATAAGTATTCTTCTCAAAAAGTTTGACAATTCTTTCCTGCCAAGTATACACACATCAATTCACCTGCCATGGAAAGTTTGAAAATGTACAAATAGCTAATTAGAAAGACAAAAttaaatgaaagaaaaagatCAAATAAAACTgaatcatcaaagaaaaaatCAACCTCGGATGGGAAAAGTGCCCCAGCAGGGAAAACAGTAGGTGTCACTTGTTCAACTGTCACTGATGGATCTCCCAATGCAAATGCTTctgtaaaatatataaatatcctAAATCAATATTTCTTATCTAAACATAATTCTGAATTAGGTTTTCTCAATGTCACACCTAGCATACTACATTCGAAGCCTTATCATACAATACAACCTCATAATTtgcaataaatataaaaatagtcTTGAAAAAATGTATAAAGATTTTATAGAAAGGAAACTGGGGTAGGTGCGAACCTGGACAGTACCTTGAGGAAAGAAGATAGCCATAGCTACAACACATCAGCAAGCGGGCAAAAAAGGTTCGGCGCGTCGTTTGGGGGAAATTTTCCGGCAGGAAATTTTGCTGGACGACTTCAAGGTGGTTTTTCTCGTCGCTACTGCAAGAAACGACTGATTTGAAGagacggaaaaaaaaaaaatttgagcaattatGTGAATGTGTGAGTTTACCGGGGAGCAGGAGGAACGGGGAGACGAGATACGACGTCGCAGCAGAGCTTGCGGCGGCCGAGAAACGGGAGGTGTTTGCCGGAGAAGAGATTGGAGGTCAATGTGAGGGATTTGAGAGGCGGAATCGTCGAAGTGCTGCAAATGATTATTGCTTGCattttgtttatgtttgataTTTGTGGGAAGTGAAGAAACAAAGAGAGAATTTAGTTGGAAATGGAGCTTTGTTGATTGATTGAGTGGttgcagagagagagaacgcAGCGCGCAGGAGTTGAGGAACACAATCTCAGTGTAAGTAAAGATAGAGTCGCTTTTCGTGATAGCGACTTTTAGTGGTTTTATATAACTGTGAATACatgtgtaatcgaaccgagccgaacaAAAAGAAATAGTGTCCTCAAGTTTAATTTGTTTAATATCGagttgaatttcaaattttgtttATTGAAAACTTTGAGACTCACgagtttaatcaaatatttacaaactttctaaatttatatttatattcaaaattagCATTTGCAcctcgtgcaatgcacgaaaaatatttttatatttttaaatttatataaaattgatatcaactcaatatcatatttataaatataatactccctccgtccatgaaagaactttctaggagggagtggcacagattttaagaaaaaatattgttgagtgtattgagagtggataaaagatagttgagtgtattgggagtggtgaaaaagtgttatactccctccgtcccggcttttggtatccaattgagaacggcacgggttttaataaagtgattgatgtgttgtgagtggaataagggtcccacattttatgtgagagttaaaataattaaagtgggcTAAGGGCCCCActtacttttaccaaaaatagaaattgatactaaaatgtgggacgactaaaaaagaaaagttggatactaaaagctgagaCAGAGGtagtaattaatattgggagttgtgaaaagtgaaaagtaagaggattataagtggtggggtatagtctaaaaataggtaggaagttcttttgtggacatcccaaaaaggaaagataggaagttctttcgtggacggagggagtacaaattaattttaattaattagatatgtTATAgtatttgaatattgaaaaacaaaaaaataaaaaagaattcacaataataaaaattgatacttcctccgtccaccaaaaatatgcaacaatttcttttttcgtccgtccacaaaaaatatgccacatctatttttagtagtagggtccacaccatttcactcacatttaaagtgggactcTTACTCCAataccaacttcactcacattttattaaaacttgtgtcgaaagtaaagtggcatatctttggtggacggagagagtattatgtaaagacaaaaaataagttaaaaataaaaaatcattaaaaatagatttatttaaaaaaagatgatagaggagagagttttttttctaaattttaatctttaaataaatataacttttatatttcaaataaaatatttacataaaatatatcaaattaaagctctgatcatgatctttaatttgatatacatattaaatatattataattaagcgAATTCCATacttttagaaagaaataaaataaagaataaaaagttaaagaaaaagaaaataaacattTTGATAGATTATAGAATTGTAAATAAACCTTTCATGAGTTAGTGGGCTTAAATACTTTAATTAGATATGTGAGAATGTGAGTGAGAAATAGTGGGGTTGTTCATAGATATTTTAATTCATAATCTTCATATTAaagatattttcaaaattgccattgaaatAGGGGTGTAAATTCGGGTACCCGTAGAACAAAATCGTCTGAAACCCCCACTCTCACCTGTCCCGCCTACATGCTGTGGGTACTCGAATACCCGCAGCGGGCATCCGTTGCGGGTACGAGGGTACCCTCATTTCCCGCAAGTtcttgattgtttttaattttgcgGGGTGTTTTTTTTGTCCCGCTGGAGGATATTCTTGTCCCGCAATATGAGTGTACCCTCTTTACCCCCGGATATTTTATCCttcattttagaaataaatttgaaaatatcctctctatttcatcgattatccataaaacATGTGacgaagaaataataataaaacaactgacaaattattttcatatttccTAAAAATTAGGATTGACTAGTCTAGGGCTTAGGGAGTTATTTTCATATTtcctaaaaattaattaataattataaaaatttatttatttaattaaaaaaatacatgcgAGAATGCGGGTATCCTAAGGGCACCCGATACCCGCGGTTTTTGGGAAAGCAATACCCGCACCCGACCATCTTTCTTGATTTTGCGGGTATCGGCCCGCGCAGGTATCGGggcgggtgagggtatacccgatacccgcaacccaAATTTACACCCCTacattgaaatcaatttgaaattgagaaccctctttttaatatagtatagatattgatcattttttaaaaataaataaattattttaagataataaatatattaattattttattataacaaaCAGAGTGAATTAGAGATTCAATACAAGTTAATAAGCCAAATactacataatttaaattaaatttatttatttattgaacttCTTCaaacgaattttttttaagccAAGCTATGAATAATTTAGGAATAGTTTGATTTGTTTACCATCGTAACAATCCTACTCACGAATATTTACGTTTGGGTTGGTCTTGCATGCGGctagttacttttaataagcataagatatatatttgttcgcacaaatgtatacttatgtaatAGTACAAGTACTTCTCCTGAATAAGAGTAACACTTatcgtgaataaatgtaatactttagaaatattatatttcatcgtaacaataattactttttatacgacaatgattacttgatcaaatagttaagaatataagtattaatgagtgaaaataactaaaagtaaaagtttttatgaataaaagtaaacattattatgaagaaatgtaaactTTCAAACCGACCACATGTTATACGGCCGGCCGCACGCAAGTTTTTGCGTTTACGTTTTAATATTTTCTTCcaaccacttttttttttttggtatttgtAGGGTTTCGTGAAGGAAGGAAGGAAGAAATGGATATGGATGGCTTATGcatgcttttatatatatagcttTGTGGTTGGAAGCTTTAATCAGTTTTACGTCGAATAAAACCAAGATTTCTTGATTGTTTTCTGCAATCCATTATTATTCGGAGAGGTTTATTACATCAACCACAACACcactaaaaattaactaattcaaatcgaaaaaaaattgagattcTGTAATTTAGTTGAAATCGTTGATACCATTGTTATGGAGTTTGATCCTCtaatactatttttattaacAATCATACCAACGGATCATTAAAATAAGACACAAGACTTGATGAAAAAAAGATCAAATATTTTAACCGATTGTATAAGAACGACGCACACCAACTCATCTAACAATCTCCTTTATCAAATGGATAAATATCACTTGACattttgttattaaaaaaaatacaacaataAATGATGAAAAAATAGTAAAGTTGGAGTGggtcattaataatattaagtatatagttgtaaaattaaattagatTATAAATTGTGTAGGTAAAagtaaaagagagaaaaatgactTTTTtattagggttaagtatcatTTTTTCCCTCAATGTTGACACCCCTATCATTGTTTACTATCAGTTGACGCTGTTTACTATCTCAACGTGGCATTAAAATACGGACGTGTCAAAACTGAAGCAAATGGCTCCCCGCATTTTAACAGTCACGTTGAGATAGTAAACAGCGTCAACCCTGACGTTAGAGTGTTAAAGACGATAAGAGTCTCAACATTGGGGAGAAATTGATACTTaattctttttattaaaaagttaaatTGATTCGAGTAGTTGATAAACATAGTCTAACCTAATCAAATCAAACTTTAGTGCATGAGATAACCTAATCAAATCAAACTTTAGTGCATGAgataaaacaaaaatttattgtAAGCAATAAGAAATTAACTGAGCAAAAGATTTGATGCATTTTGCTAGACTAGTAAATGGAACAAAAACCTTGTAAATAAGTATCATTATCAAAATCAGGCAGCGAGTACATTTATGCTACAAaaatcatgttttttttttcccaccCTAAGCTAATAAAAAATAAGGATTGAATTCACCCCACATGGAATAATTCTCTCTCCATTTCTGGTTCAAGTTTTCTGCAGTTTCAGTTTCACCCAAATATTTCTCATGGGACTTCACAACTATCAAATAAAGGTTAGAGATCAAAGGGTTGCAAAGAAATGGCTTCATCGCCTCTCCAAGAGCAGAAACGTCGCCAAGCATACGCCGACGGCTGCTCTCATCTTCCTCTTTCAATATGCAGTTTGACAGAGCATAAAATGCAGCCAAATTTGCATAGAGTGGTAGAAATGCATCTTTGTGATTGCCAACTCCACCAATCCAATCATCACTCTGGCTTCTCCCGACACGGTCATCGATGAATGCCATCAGCTGTTGGAAGAATCTGCTTCTCCATCTCTGCAGAAGATCCCTCGCCCCGCTCTCGATCCTTGAAACTGGAACAGTTTCCAACTGAGAACAGCACAGCTGACATATCAAGAGCTTCTCTTCATGATGGTTGTCGATCTCCTTGTCAAAGACGCGTCTCACAAGGTCTCCTCCTGATGAGACGTAGCTGGTGTGGTTCGCGATGTTCATAACCCAGCAGCAGAGATAGTCCAGATAATCGATCCAGTGGCCAAAGACTGTCGAGAGATGCTCAAAGCACGATTCTATCACTTTCTCGACTTGGCTCGTGCCTGCAGCGGGTTGGAAATCTTTGGTGGGCTCTCGAGAGGGGAAAGACTTCTGCACATCCAAAGCAAGCCTTTTCCTGAGGCCAACGTCTTCATCCTCCAGAAGCCTTATGCATGCCAACCATAGATTGAGGACTCTACGAGCGTACAACTTGATAGCCTCTTCTGGTTTAGAACGAGAAGAGACGAAACCATCAGAGATTGGGCAGCTGTAGATCAAATAACCAAGGGGCGCAGCATGATTCAGCATTCCAGAAGCTATCATTGACTCTGCAGCCGCCTTCCGCATGGTAACGGGCTCTGATGCATCACTGTTTTGCTCAATCAGATCCACAAAGTAACTCAATGCATCATAGAAATCAGAAAATGCTCTGCTTTCATCACTCTGCATCTCTACTTCAGAAGAAATGAAGCTCATACATAAGCTGGAAATTCTCTTGGCACACATTCCCAAGAAGCAGATGAGTGCTTGTCGAGTCTTCGCGTGCCTTGTGATCTTGAACAAGGAAACCAAATCGTTCCATAGCTGGAATATTGAACGGCGGTCCATATCACGGATGAACCTCGGTTCTGGGCTAGGTTGGTTGTCTTGAAATTCAAGTGAGTTCCAAGTGTAAAGAATTTTGAGAAGATAATACACACATTTATGATGTCTCTCTGAAATCAGAAGCCTCACGAGGATATCTTGAAGATTGATATTAGTCAAGCACATTTTCAGAGCCTCGCAATAGAACTGATCCCCACAAGTATTACCTGTACATTCCCCTCTCTTTAGGAACAAGAAAAGCCACTTCAACGAGGCAATTCGCACTTCATAGGATGCATCCGACATGGAGCGAACCAGCCTTTCCTGAAATCTGCTATAGGTTCCAACTGCTCTTGACAAACTAGTAGCAGGTGAGGACCGAGTTCGTCTGACCACAATTTCATCTTCAGCAATATCTTTAGATGTAGCGAAAATACAATTGAAGTAGGAAGTCGCAGCTTGCTTGCGGAGTTCTTGAATAGTTGGGTCGAAGGACAACGGGCAACCAGCAGGTTCTAGATCTAAACATTCTGAAGACAACTCCCAGAGGAGGTTCCAAATGGTATCAGCACTTTTGCTCGCTTCGCAGGTTACCGCAATACTGAGCATGTTGTCAAGTAGCTTTACCATGCAGCCATTGAGAATGGGGCAGGGGCACTGTCTTGGTCTCCCAATCCACGAGCGTGTTGCTAAGATTTGAACCAATTCATGGAGAATAGTATCCTTTTTAGAGGGATCGGATAAGTTTCTACAGTTGGTATCAAGCAGAGAGTTCAGCTGCAATAACATTCCATGAATCGAATTGAAAGAACAGGTCGTCCCATTACTGGATGAATTGCGGCTTCTCTCACGAGGCAGCTCTGAGGCAATATTAAGCACCACGGTCTGCAGTTTCTCGTTGGCAACTAGACCTGTTAAGGCTCTTGCTGCAAGTACACGAATCCGGAGGTTGCTTTGGAATGAACACCTCCTGATGAATGGCATCAAAAGGAAAGGTTCCAAAGTATCTCCTGTTTCACTTGAAATTGGAGAAGGTTTGAGCCGAGACAAGAAAATCAGCATCGGACATAAGCTTGGATGTACAACATTTTTCAGGTTGGATCCCAACTCATCTGATGAGCCTTCTGAAAGTAATTCAGTAGCTACATTCAGCTCATTGAGTAAGAATGAATGCAATGTAGGATACCTTCAGTCAAAGACAAAAAATTAGTCAAATAACATAAGCCACATTCTCAAATGTCaattatatttgaatttgataACATATTCACATTCAAGTATCAATTGTTAGATTTATATAACATCCAAACTAAGGAGTAATAGTACCTGGTGTAGCAGTTATTACACATTTACCCACCCCAACGAAATTTCGAAAAAGAAATGCAAAATTAGAATTGTGATAAAGGAATTCTTACCTATGGAAAAACTCAAGCCCAGTTAAAGCTCGCCTTGCAGATTCTCTTTTCTGTACATTGAGAAATCCAATCATCCGACGTACCAAAGCAGTATATGAAAGACAAGCACTGTTGCGGACCTCCCAATATGGAGAAGAAAAGGAACGTATTGAGATTATCAATGCCTCAGCAGAGAAACCTGATGTATCAGTTGCCAGGTTTGTGTCATTAAAAGTTGCCCTAAGAACATTGAAAGCATGCACAGTCGGAACAACACCCTCATCCCGAAACTTTGACATTTCTATATTGCCATTTGTAACAGAAGCTGGAGGGCTACCATTTGCCTCGCTTGACTTCAACATGAACCCACTGCAAGAGTCACCATCAAAGCTCTTGGCTTTCAGTTGATCGGCTAAAGAGTTCTGAACTACATCTATTAGCCACCGTAGGGCCCTTGGCAGTAGTCTTTTTGGTGCTCCCTCAGGCTCTGAGAGGAAAAATGCAATGAATGCTGCAGGTATACCCGCACTTCTTCTTAAGAGGTCATCCACTGTCTGTCCCTTAGCAACAGTTCTTTCCATCAATCGCTCCATCCAAGACTCTGTCAATTGGCATAGTCTACACATGAAGCAGCAGTAGAATCAGCACATGTTATTGCCATTCAAATTTCCCAAGTTATAATGAATTGTAAAAGTGGatcaataatataaataaataaataaagcctCTCCAAAGCTCACTTTCAACAAATACTTCAGGTATCGGTTACACTCTCGTGTTGGTTTGCATGTGTATGCATGGATGGAGTAATATCTCATTGTCGTTACATTTAAATAGAGAGAGCAGAAGAATCGAAATACTAAGTCTTGCAAGGAGAAAATTGAGCATTCATATAAATGCACAGAAAAAATTATGATATGAGCATGACTCATTTCCATCAGTAAATAGAAGAATCTCAACAAATTACCTAGGGTCGTTTGAGCAAAGCAAGCGGTTACAAAGAGCAGTAAACCCAGCCCTTGTCTTATCAATGGCACCATTATGTTTCATTTTGAGAAGGACTTCCAAGAAATGGCTGCCAATTGTCTCAAGTTGTTGTATATCGAGCAGTGCATCAGATGGCACAATGGACTCATCAGCGGCATTAGAGATTGATTTCCTCATTTCATCTGAAGTGGGTAAAGGAATTTTTCTAATTACTGTTCCCAGGAGAAGGCTCACCTAGAAATAAGTTGA is a window encoding:
- the LOC131004861 gene encoding protease Do-like 8, chloroplastic isoform X1 — encoded protein: MQAIIICSTSTIPPLKSLTLTSNLFSGKHLPFLGRRKLCCDVVSRLPVPPAPRSDEKNHLEVVQQNFLPENFPQTTRRTFFARLLMCCSYGYLLSSRYCPEAFALGDPSVTVEQVTPTVFPAGALFPSEERIVKLFEKNTYSVVNIFDVTLRPQLNITGVVEVPEGNGSGVVWDDQGHIVTNYHVIGNSLSRKPSTGQVVARVNILASEGIQKNFEGKLIGADRAKDLAVLKVEAPKELLRPINVGSSLSLKVGQQCLAIGNPFGFDHTLTAGVISGLNRDINSQTGVTIGGGIQTDAAINPGNSGGPLLDSKGNLIGINTAIFTQTGTSAGVGFAIPSSTVVKIVPQLIQFGKVVRAGLNVEIAPDLIANQLNVRKGALILQVPKDSLAAKAGLLPTTRGFAGNIVLGDIILAVNDKPVSPFLLHSLIDSFHVLVMNDICISNQDLLNILQIDSFPRKSLICYFLHSKATCAIQYSYLLNSCAGWRCDDLGTDKEQGRIIQNIG
- the LOC131004861 gene encoding protease Do-like 8, chloroplastic isoform X2 — its product is MQAIIICSTSTIPPLKSLTLTSNLFSGKHLPFLGRRKLCCDVVSRLPVPPAPRDEKNHLEVVQQNFLPENFPQTTRRTFFARLLMCCSYGYLLSSRYCPEAFALGDPSVTVEQVTPTVFPAGALFPSEERIVKLFEKNTYSVVNIFDVTLRPQLNITGVVEVPEGNGSGVVWDDQGHIVTNYHVIGNSLSRKPSTGQVVARVNILASEGIQKNFEGKLIGADRAKDLAVLKVEAPKELLRPINVGSSLSLKVGQQCLAIGNPFGFDHTLTAGVISGLNRDINSQTGVTIGGGIQTDAAINPGNSGGPLLDSKGNLIGINTAIFTQTGTSAGVGFAIPSSTVVKIVPQLIQFGKVVRAGLNVEIAPDLIANQLNVRKGALILQVPKDSLAAKAGLLPTTRGFAGNIVLGDIILAVNDKPVSPFLLHSLIDSFHVLVMNDICISNQDLLNILQIDSFPRKSLICYFLHSKATCAIQYSYLLNSCAGWRCDDLGTDKEQGRIIQNIG
- the LOC131004861 gene encoding protease Do-like 8, chloroplastic isoform X3, whose translation is MQAIIICSTSTIPPLKSLTLTSNLFSGKHLPFLGRRKLCCDVVSRLPVPPAPRSDEKNHLEVVQQNFLPENFPQTTRRTFFARLLMCCSYGYLLSSRYCPEAFALGDPSVTVEQVTPTVFPAGALFPSEERIVKLFEKNTYSVVNIFDVTLRPQLNITGVVEVPEGNGSGVVWDDQGHIVTNYHVIGNSLSRKPSTGQVVARVNILASEGIQKNFEGKLIGADRAKDLAVLKVEAPKELLRPINVGSSLSLKVGQQCLAIGNPFGFDHTLTAGVISGLNRDINSQTGVTIGGGIQTDAAINPGNSGGPLLDSKGNLIGINTAIFTQTGTSAGVGFAIPSSTVVKIVPQLIQFGKVVRAGLNVEIAPDLIANQLNVRKGALILQVPKDSLAAKAGLLPTTRGFAGNIVLGDIILAVNDKPIKNRGELFKTLDEYNLGEKVVLKIQRGNDNLEVPFVLEETKE
- the LOC131004861 gene encoding protease Do-like 8, chloroplastic isoform X5 is translated as MAIFFPQEAFALGDPSVTVEQVTPTVFPAGALFPSEERIVKLFEKNTYSVVNIFDVTLRPQLNITGVVEVPEGNGSGVVWDDQGHIVTNYHVIGNSLSRKPSTGQVVARVNILASEGIQKNFEGKLIGADRAKDLAVLKVEAPKELLRPINVGSSLSLKVGQQCLAIGNPFGFDHTLTAGVISGLNRDINSQTGVTIGGGIQTDAAINPGNSGGPLLDSKGNLIGINTAIFTQTGTSAGVGFAIPSSTVVKIVPQLIQFGKVVRAGLNVEIAPDLIANQLNVRKGALILQVPKDSLAAKAGLLPTTRGFAGNIVLGDIILAVNDKPVSPFLLHSLIDSFHVLVMNDICISNQDLLNILQIDSFPRKSLICYFLHSKATCAIQYSYLLNSCAGWRCDDLGTDKEQGRIIQNIG
- the LOC131004861 gene encoding protease Do-like 8, chloroplastic isoform X4, translated to MQAIIICSTSTIPPLKSLTLTSNLFSGKHLPFLGRRKLCCDVVSRLPVPPAPRDEKNHLEVVQQNFLPENFPQTTRRTFFARLLMCCSYGYLLSSRYCPEAFALGDPSVTVEQVTPTVFPAGALFPSEERIVKLFEKNTYSVVNIFDVTLRPQLNITGVVEVPEGNGSGVVWDDQGHIVTNYHVIGNSLSRKPSTGQVVARVNILASEGIQKNFEGKLIGADRAKDLAVLKVEAPKELLRPINVGSSLSLKVGQQCLAIGNPFGFDHTLTAGVISGLNRDINSQTGVTIGGGIQTDAAINPGNSGGPLLDSKGNLIGINTAIFTQTGTSAGVGFAIPSSTVVKIVPQLIQFGKVVRAGLNVEIAPDLIANQLNVRKGALILQVPKDSLAAKAGLLPTTRGFAGNIVLGDIILAVNDKPIKNRGELFKTLDEYNLGEKVVLKIQRGNDNLEVPFVLEETKE